The following proteins are co-located in the Pseudanabaena sp. BC1403 genome:
- a CDS encoding phosphatidate cytidylyltransferase, which produces MHWTRIISALLVVPLVLAAIALGGWAFTAAFAMLVIFGEMEYFALVRAKEIVPASKITIFVSLALLIVSQVRVDLADAVIPIAGTFICFYLLFQTRIATISDISASILGLFYGGYLPSFWVRIRGLGDSTIFEVSDRLHQFDFFNQLRNIEQLSWLRITFPVSSGSVYVVMAFCCIWASDVGAYIFGKIFGRTRLSDISPKKTVEGAIAGLLCCCVTAIIWAFSLGWAEWWLLGAILGLLIGIAGLLGDLTESMMKRDAGVKDSGQIMPGHGGILDRADSYVFTAPLVYYFITLILPIVHKAS; this is translated from the coding sequence ATGCATTGGACTCGCATTATCAGTGCTTTATTAGTCGTCCCTCTTGTACTAGCGGCGATCGCCCTAGGTGGATGGGCGTTCACCGCCGCATTTGCTATGCTGGTGATTTTTGGTGAGATGGAATATTTTGCATTGGTACGAGCCAAGGAAATTGTCCCAGCCAGCAAGATCACTATTTTTGTTAGTTTAGCACTGCTCATCGTTTCGCAAGTGAGAGTCGATCTTGCGGATGCCGTGATCCCGATCGCAGGAACTTTTATTTGCTTTTATCTACTGTTTCAAACCAGAATTGCCACGATATCCGATATTTCCGCCTCGATTTTGGGGTTGTTTTATGGTGGCTATTTGCCTAGTTTTTGGGTAAGGATTAGAGGGCTAGGCGATAGCACCATCTTTGAAGTTAGCGATCGCCTCCACCAGTTTGATTTCTTTAATCAGTTACGTAATATTGAACAGCTTTCATGGTTACGAATTACCTTTCCAGTGTCTTCAGGCAGCGTTTATGTAGTGATGGCATTTTGTTGCATTTGGGCTTCAGATGTTGGCGCATATATATTTGGCAAGATATTTGGACGCACAAGACTTTCTGACATTAGTCCCAAGAAAACGGTGGAAGGTGCAATCGCAGGGTTGCTTTGCTGTTGTGTGACAGCAATTATCTGGGCTTTTAGTCTGGGATGGGCGGAATGGTGGTTGTTGGGTGCAATTTTAGGATTATTGATCGGTATTGCAGGGTTGCTAGGAGATCTGACTGAATCGATGATGAAACGTGATGCTGGAGTCAAAGATTCGGGGCAGATTATGCCAGGACATGGCGGAATTCTTGATCGCGCTGATAGTTATGTGTTTACTGCCCCATTGGTGTATTACTTCATTACTTTGATTTTGCCCATTGTGCATAAAGCTTCTTGA
- a CDS encoding J domain-containing protein — MPKTYYAVLGVTPWANEIDIRRAYRDLSKLYHPDTTQLPKDDAVEYFRQINEAYATLSNADRRSIYDRSIQFSRFQYTANQTPKNLQTQDDDGLPSERPLSGGELFALLLIGATLVACLVLVVLVAWLRGDRLFPEAIAPISTFWLYFL; from the coding sequence ATGCCTAAAACCTATTACGCTGTACTCGGTGTCACTCCTTGGGCTAATGAAATCGATATTCGTCGAGCCTATAGAGATCTCAGCAAGCTCTACCACCCCGACACGACTCAATTGCCTAAAGATGATGCAGTTGAATATTTTCGACAAATTAATGAAGCTTATGCCACACTAAGTAATGCCGATCGCCGTAGTATCTACGATCGCAGTATTCAGTTTTCGCGATTTCAGTACACAGCAAATCAAACACCGAAAAACCTCCAAACCCAAGATGATGACGGTTTGCCCAGTGAGCGTCCATTATCTGGTGGTGAACTATTTGCACTCTTGTTAATTGGTGCTACGCTAGTTGCTTGTTTAGTGTTAGTTGTTTTAGTAGCATGGCTACGTGGCGATCGCCTTTTCCCCGAAGCGATCGCACCCATATCAACTTTTTGGCTTTACTTTCTATAA
- a CDS encoding DUF3143 domain-containing protein, which translates to MALPSPATPLYNHPLPALEAWLDEQGCSQDQSNPNVWRVTRSSWQAEIVMDIEDIRVRYIQDAYGGKEIQRAFPYSLSRQDVEDAIFTGP; encoded by the coding sequence ATGGCGCTTCCCTCTCCTGCTACACCACTCTACAATCACCCTTTGCCTGCACTTGAAGCATGGTTAGATGAGCAAGGATGTTCACAAGATCAGTCAAATCCTAATGTCTGGCGCGTTACGCGATCGTCATGGCAAGCAGAAATTGTCATGGATATAGAAGATATTCGTGTGCGTTACATTCAAGATGCTTATGGTGGAAAAGAAATTCAACGTGCATTTCCCTATTCACTCAGTCGCCAAGATGTTGAAGACGCAATTTTTACAGGCCCTTAG